The following nucleotide sequence is from Bos taurus isolate L1 Dominette 01449 registration number 42190680 breed Hereford chromosome 3, ARS-UCD2.0, whole genome shotgun sequence.
gttcttgcctggagaatcccagggatggggcagcctgatgggctgccgtctatggggtcgcacagagtcggacacgactgaagcgacttagcagcagcagcagcagcaaccctataTTTATAGAAAACAATTTCATAATGAAATCGCAGTATTTCATAGAAACACAGGAGTTTGTTTCTAAAGTTAATAGAATGCAAGATCAATCTGTTAAAAAGTAACCCCTGAAAATGCAGATCATAAATAAAGAACAGTGTATAGGTAAAGCATTTTACCTTTGATAAATTCTGGTGGTTTTTATTCTACCAGTTGATCATACAATAAAATAGTTGGCCTATGTTGATAAGAATCATGTTGTATAAATTATATGTGACTTTAAACACTAGAATCACACTCAGTCTGGCGAGATGAGAGAGGCATGAAACTGATATTGATTAAGGGAGGAGCAAACTTACCCCTTGTTTCACCCTCACCCTGGAGCACACACTCACTGATTGGAATGCTATATAGAATTGTCTGCACAATTCAAATTCCCCTCTCCCCCAAGTCCCCCATTTTTTCCCCCGTCTCTCTCTACATAGCACTTAAGATAAATGTGAGTGTGATAACAGCTCTATTCCAGCTCTTTTAAGCACTAGGGAAACAGAAACAAGTAATTTAACTTTACCTTACAGAACTCAGTCTATAAGTCTGAGGCTGGAACACATGTGAAGTTTCCCCTTGaaacatatttaagaaaatagtttCTCTTCCATGGGACAGAAATGCTGACTGTATTGTGAGGTTGAAaaactaatggaaaaaaaatgacatacaGATGTGCTTTACAGACTTTGCAGGTGTTATACAAAATCTGTCAACTCAGAAACTTTTCTGTGCCTGTACACAGTTGGGTTGAATATTTGCTAAGCCTAACAGAAAGATAAatgcatttgtatttatttccacCATGAGGCTAATTGTTGACTATATCCTTTGGATATGACAGAATTTTTTGTTCAGAACAACCACTGCTCTTTAAGTAAAGTGGTAGGTTGAGAATCAGAACATTTTTTGTGTGATGTGaagaggagacttgggttctacgTGTCACCTTAGCATGAAGTAATCCTGGAGTGTTGGGCATGACTTCAATGttctgggcctcagtcttctcCTAGTGTCTCTCACAGTGAGAGGCTATCCCGGATGCCCTCCAGAATCCCTTCCACTTCTAATACTCCATGATTCAGGAATTGAAAGTACTTAACTTATAGAATTTTAGGATATATCcagttttaactttatttttattgggtaaagttttgtgtgtgtgtatactagaatgcctaaaaatattttttagttgtAAAAGCTATTTCTTATTCTATGAATAATTTTAGGagctactttattttttcacGTCCTTCAATGGTTAAGTATAAGTACAGaaattaaatgtgaattttagCATGTTATTTAGCTTCCTTGAGATTATTCACTTGTCTCAAAAATGTAAATAGCAGTATACTTCAGGATTGTCAGGAGCAGATAAAATGTGAAATGGATTATGACAATTTATAAACTGCtgtttaaaatttgtataatctttaaaaagttcCAAGATGGGTGTGGATTCACATTTCCTAGTTACTTCTTATTTATATCTGAATAATTGTATTGTAGGACTGAAATGTAGCAGCTGTGAGCCTTTTCCTGATGGAGCCACAAATAACCTCTCTAGATCAAATTCGGATGAGAGTAATTTCTCTGAGAAACTGAGAGCATCCACCATCATGTATCACCCAGAAGGAGAATCCAGCACGGCCCCCTTTTTTTCTACCGATTCTTCTCtgaatttgcctgttctagaaGTAGGCAGAACTGAAAATCCCACCTTCTCTTCAACTACACTTCCGAGACCTGGGGACCCTGGGGCTCCTCCTTTGCCTCCAGAGCTGCAATTAGAAGAAGAAGGAAACTCTAGTGAGATGTTTCTTCCCTTACGATCACGTGCTGTTTTGCGGCAATGACAGTTTActgccttttacttttttttaatgatgacaaAAAATATTGGAAAGGATATGAATCATAAAATTGCTACAATGACTTACTAATATTCATACATGTTTTATAAAATGCAACATAAACATACTTTGTAAATAGAATTTTCTAGAATAAAAGAAGCATATTTTTAGAGAGCTAAAGTAAGTGTTGATCATATTCAATGTTGATCATGTacttttcagtattttcaaatttcaaaagttTGAGATTTagtgttttcactctcttcatgTGTTAAGACTAACTTTAATAGACAACATTTCTCTATTTGAGAATAGAATGTTAGACTGTGAATGTTTCTTCCTTGTGAGTTTGCGCTAATAAGTTTCACAGTCTAATAGTCCTTTCCAACCATTCAGCAGTACATTTTCAGAATTAAGCTGTTTCCATTTGGTAATAAAGCCTATCACTACTGGGAAAACTGCCAGCagacagaaaaaaatcttttccccACTTAGTTGGCTTCCAGACACTTACAAAGTCCCCTTTTGATTCAGAGGGATAGCTAATGGAGTTTGAGCCAGCTAAGGTATCAATTTGCCAAAATACATGTCTTACGAATTTTACTAATAAATACTACTTCCTTAAAATTGTGACATTCtttgctttatcatttttattcctaAAGAAAAATCTTGGCATAAACTTCAGTTATTACATATAATTtgatgagattttttaaaatacttttttctgtattttttgttcCCTTTTAATGAGGACCACTGTACAATTGAAATAATTAGGACAAaatggtttttgtgtgtgtatattacattctatttttaatactATTTGGAACAAGCAGGTCATTTGTTCTATGACAAAGtatgacttattttataaatttataaatctgCTTTCATTGTTTTCATTAAATTATAATTATCTATTTCCAGATACCTGTCTCATATATATTTCCATTACTTGGAAAAAGCAGAGATGGAAATATGCtattgaaaataaacatttctaagTTGTAGTGCTGTATTTTGGAAGTTTCAATTTTTTCAATACGAAATACCTAGAACTATTTTTATATGTACCAATTTTTATAGGAAATATTACTTCAAGTTGTGAGATGAAGTTCATTTCTGAATGGACTGATGAAGTTATCAATCATGAAGAAGACTGGCATattggcttttaaatttttttaaagactgggGGATTTTTATAGTATAAACATTTTCCAAGGATTTTAGAGAAACATGTTTCACCTCCAGGATAGCATAATAAGATATTggcagttgaaaaaaaaaagtagtgacaTTATGTTtgaagaaatctttttaaaaagcagaagtaggcttttcatttattaaaataaaatttgatacgcagttacttttttttaagtttaagatTTACTTGGAATCAAAGATCTTAATTTAGATATGCTGTAGCacctatatttatattaatactttTCTTTCAGACTGTAGACTATGTAGGCAATAAAATTAAGGTTTTTGGGTTTTCAAATTTAGGCTTTTGGGTTTTCTGAATCCTATGAAgtcagtttttttcctttaaacactGAAAACCAGCCGTTGCCAAAAATGTAAATTTGAATGGTAGTCTGACATGATAAGAGTGCAACTGGTTATTGGGTTGATTAATGCAGCAATGAAAAAGTTCACAGATACATTATcacttaatataaaaaaatacacctttgagttcactttttaaaattattttaaaaattgagaatttaTTTTCTAGAGCAGTCCTAGGTTTATGGAAAACTTGAGCAGAAAgtagagttcccatatacccacCCCTGTCCCCTGTTTCCTATATTGTTATGttctgtcgctaagtcatgtctgactctttgagacccacaccaggctcctctgtccttcactatctcctggagtttcctcacaTTAatgctcattgagtcagtgatgatacctaaccatctcatcctctgctgcccccttctccttttgccttcaatcttttccagcatcaggaatTTTTCCAGTGAAttctctcttcacatcaggtggccaaagtattggagcttcagctttatcatcagtccttccagtgaatattcagggttgatttcctttagctttgactggtttgatctccctgctatccaagggactcttaataaaaagagtcttctccagcaccacaatttgaaagcatcaattctttggtgctcagctttctttatggtccaagtctcatatctgtacatgactactgggaaaaccccagctttgactatacagacctttgtaagcaaagttatgtctctactttttaatacattctctaggtttgtcatagctttcctttcaatattaaaaatgttttaaaatatatatacttaataattacataaaatattgTTTGATGAATCATATAGTAGTACAATCAATATTTAGTTATACAATGattattgggaaaaaaatagCTATAGCTAACCGAGGAGCAAATCAATCTTTAATTGTTAAATGTACTCTTAGGAGGGTTTTCTGAAAGGAGAGCTAAATTTAAGCACAATTTGTGAGTAATTTTAGCGCTGCTCCTAAAGTCCTCACTCTGAACTTGACATTGTACTTAATTATCAGACAGTTGTCCTatggtggttctcaaactttgctGCCCATTTTAGAATCACCTAAAGAGCTTTTAAAGATCCCAGAGCCAGGCTACACCCCATTGCCAATTAAATGAGAATGTCAGAATGTTTGGATTGtgaaagacagtcatcagaagtTTGTCAAAATTTCTAGGTGATTCCAATGTGCAAGAATGTTTGGAAACCACAGTCTTACTGGGTGCCAAATACTGGTGGCTTGGTGTTTCCACATGTGTGTTACTGTTTTCAGTGCTAATACCAACCCTGCAAGGAAGGCtttattgttacttttttttgAACAGAGAAACAATCTCTTTAGAATTGAAATCTAGGACTGTTTGACTTTAAGATCAGTGTTCTTTCTATAACTccatgctcttttaaaaaaaattttttttctatttttatttgctattttttcattggaatataattgctttgcataattttgttagtttgttagtttttgctgtagcTCTCGTTATCATTTCTCAGATGGCAGGTAAAAGTGGAAactgtattttttcattcattaattcagtaTTTATTGGTACCTATCATTCTAAGTACTGCACATAACAGCaataaacaaaacagaccaaCTCTGTGTTCTCATAGAGAACTCGTATTCTAGTTGGaggacacagaaaataaagaagcaaacTCAGATAATTCTAGCTGCCCCAGATACAAAATAGGGCGTGTATGAGCTAAAAAGTAACTTGGGCCAGAGTATAACAGCATGAGGGAACTCCTCTCAAAGCAGGCAACATTTGAGCTGAGCCTAAATCATAAGAAGGAAGGGGCCAGCTGTGTGAAGTTCTAGAGAGAAGTTTAGgcaaactgtgtggatcacaataaactggaaaattctgaaagagatgggaataccagaccacctgacctgcctcttgagaaacctgtatgcacatcaggaagcaacagttagaactggacatggaacagactggttccaaataggaaaaggagtacgtcaaggctgtatattgtcaccctgcttatttaacttatatgcagagtacatcatgagaaacactgggctggaagaagcacaagctggaatcaagattgccgggagaaatatcaataacctcaggtatgcagatgacaccacccttatggcagaaagtgaagaagaactaaagagcctcctgatcaaagtggaagaagagagtgaaaaagttggcttaaagctcaacattgagaaagctaagatcatggcatctggtcccatcacttcatgggaaatagatggggaaactggctgactttatttttctgggcttcaagattgctgcagatggtgattgcagccatgaaattaaaagacgcttactccttggaaggaaagttatgaccaacctagacagcatattaaaaagcagagacattactttgtcaacaaaggtcaaggctatggtttttccagtggtcatgtatggatctgagagttggactataaagaaaactgagtgctgaagaattgatgcttttgaactgtagtgttggagaagactcttgagagtcccttggactgcaaggagatccaaccagtccctcctaaaggagatcagtcccgggtgttccttggaaggactgatgatgaagctgaaactctaatactttggccacctgatgtcaagagctgactcatttgaaaagaccctgatgctgggaaagattgagggcaggaagagaaggggacaacagaggatgagatggttggatggcatcaccgactcagtggacatgggcttgggtgaagtccaggagttggtgatggacagggaggcatggtgtgctgcagttcatgggatcgcggagtcggacacggctgagcaactgaactggactgaacatcGAGTGCAGAAGGCCTGAGGCAAGAATAAGCTAGTGAGGACAGTACAGGCAGGATTGTAAGAGGGATGAGTAGGGAATTCAGAAGCCTGGATTGAAAAGTAAGATTTCACTATCAAGTAAGATAGTGAGGAGCAGATATGGAAGGATTTATAAACCATTGTGAGAagtttgaattttcttctttctttttactatACTGAAATAAAAGGTGTATTAGAGACTagtataggcttcccaggtagcttacttaactggtaaagaatctgcctgcaatgcaggaaacccctgttcgattcctgggttgggaagtgaAGGAAAGACACGGCTCAAAATAGCCCGGAGTTAAAACTCTTCTCTGGGTCCTCCCCACCATCCTATGCCAAataaagaactctctcacccgaAGGAAAAAAATGGACCTTAAGGCTGATTacacccagctcccagctggtcccagcctctggccgatctccagaattccttgccccagtcTTTTAAGAGACAACAACTCCGAACAAccctggagaagaacaggcccccttaagacagtagatttccacatatatgcctctATATacacttactcttttcttgggttagtgctgcagctcactaatctgactgctgccccttctcgcctcattaaaggtgatctgtacCTGTAAAGTGcaggtctcattctttttctgaacctcaccttctctaactcccttaccctgcaggaagatcccctggagaagggataggctacccactccagtatccttgggtttccctggtggctcagctggtaaagggtccgcctgcaatgtgggagctttgggttcgatccctgggttgggaagatgccctgaaggagggcatggcaacccactccagtattcttgggcttcctttgtggctcagctagtaaag
It contains:
- the BCL10 gene encoding B-cell lymphoma/leukemia 10; amino-acid sequence: MEPTAPSLTEEDLTEVKKDALENLRVYLCEKIIAERHFDHLRAKKILSREDTEEISCRTSSRKRAGKLLDYLQENPKGLDTLVESIRREKTQNFLIQKITDEVLKLRNIKLEHLKGLKCSSCEPFPDGATNNLSRSNSDESNFSEKLRASTIMYHPEGESSTAPFFSTDSSLNLPVLEVGRTENPTFSSTTLPRPGDPGAPPLPPELQLEEEGNSSEMFLPLRSRAVLRQ